AAGCGCCCCGAGACGTTGGTGGAGGAACTGGCCATCGCCCGCGCGCACAAGAGCATCGAGGAGGCCGATATCGTATTCTTGGTGATCGATCCGGCCAACTTCGGCGACCGCGAACTCAAGCTCGCCAACGAGGCCCTCGAGGCGGGGAAACCGGTGATTCTCACCGTTACCAAGTGGGACCTGGTGAAAAAAGACGACCAGCCCAAGGTGCGCCGGGAGATCGGCGAGCGGCTGGCCCACCTAGGACACCTACCGCGGGTCTATGTTTCCTCGGTAACGGGGCTCAACCTGCACAAGCTCTTCACCGAGGCCACCCGGCTATACGCCCTGGCCCGCCAGCGCTTCGAAACCGCCGACCTCAACCGCTACCTCTCGGCCTGGACGGCCAAGGTGGCCCTGCCCAACTTCAAGGGCAAGCCGCTCAAGATCTTCTTCGTCACCCAGCCGGAAATCGCCCCTCCAACCTTCGTGTTCTTTGTCAACTATCCCGAGTTTGTGACGAGGGCCTTCGAAGGATACCTCAGAAACCGCATCGGGGAGGATCTGGGGTTGGCGGAAGTGCCCTTCCGGTTGGTCTTTAGGGGGCGACGGGGAGGGGAGAAGGAGGCCTGACCACCTGGGTTATTCCAGCCCCAGGGGTGCTGCTCCGTTTTGCGGCGAGAGCAGCAGCTCTAGCCCCTCCACCGCTCCCATCCGTAGGCTGCAATCGGCCAGCCCTGAGAGCGGGGTTGTGCTCGGGTTGATCTCGATCAAGTAGGCCCCGGCCCAGCTCGCCACTCGACCCAGGCTAGCCGCAGGTTCGACTTCTGCGCTGGTTCCCACCACCAAGGCCACCTCCGCCCTGGCGAAAGCGCGCTCGGCCCGCTCGAAGGATCCCGGGGGCAGCGGCTCGCCGAACCAGACCACGTCCGGGCGGCCCCGCCCGCCGCAGTTGGGGCAGACCGGCGGGGGGATGAACAAGCTGGGATCGGGGAGGGGGAAACGAGCCCCGCATTCCTCACAGCGGGCCCGCCCGATCGAGCCGTGGAGTTCGACCAGGTGGGTAGAACCGGCCCGGGCGTGGAGCCCGTCCACGTTTTGGGTGACCAGGAGAAACCCGCTTCCTTCGCGCAGCGTGGAGGTG
The genomic region above belongs to Meiothermus sp. Pnk-1 and contains:
- a CDS encoding NAD-dependent deacylase, which codes for MDVGEARRRIKEAKRVAVLTGAGISAPSGIPTFRDAAGLWKGFRPEDYATPEAYRRDPLKVWEWYAWRYANAMQAQPNRAHRLLAELERQLTTPFPRVGDRLTSTLREGSGFLLVTQNVDGLHARAGSTHLVELHGSIGRARCEECGARFPLPDPSLFIPPPVCPNCGGRGRPDVVWFGEPLPPGSFERAERAFARAEVALVVGTSAEVEPAASLGRVASWAGAYLIEINPSTTPLSGLADCSLRMGAVEGLELLLSPQNGAAPLGLE